In the genome of Bradyrhizobium sp. CIAT3101, one region contains:
- a CDS encoding CoA transferase: MTRPFEGVKILDFTQVLAGPYASYQLALLGADVIKVERREGEDMRRTPLSREWAERGLAPAFQAINGNKRSLTLDLQKPDAIAIVKKLAAQVDVVMENFRPGVMDKLGIGYEALSAINPKLIYCAVSGFGQTGPDRLRPGYDGKMQALSGIMAISGHPETGPTRAGFAVCDVLSGATAAFGVSSALYQRDRTGKGQLIDVSMLEATMAFLSGQIADWSVAGHRQQLSGNQAVSRRTTANLFKCGDGHILLAVNNEKQYRALMSALGREDTLSDPRFADWFSRNENEPALRAIIEQALAAKPAREWETILEDAGAPCASIWKVEEVIDHPQIKARGAIQELDTPYGRLRFAGSGFKLAHGGGKLDRMAPELGADTDAVLGDLGFDAVEIAALRAREIV; this comes from the coding sequence GTGACGCGACCGTTCGAGGGCGTGAAGATCCTGGACTTCACCCAGGTGCTGGCCGGCCCCTATGCGAGCTACCAGCTTGCGCTGCTGGGCGCCGACGTCATCAAGGTCGAGCGGCGCGAGGGCGAGGACATGCGCCGCACGCCGCTCTCGCGCGAATGGGCCGAGCGCGGGCTGGCCCCCGCCTTCCAGGCCATCAACGGCAACAAGCGCAGCCTGACGCTCGATCTGCAGAAGCCCGACGCCATTGCGATCGTGAAGAAGCTCGCGGCGCAAGTCGACGTGGTGATGGAAAACTTCCGGCCGGGCGTGATGGACAAGCTCGGCATCGGCTATGAGGCGCTGTCGGCGATCAATCCAAAGCTGATCTATTGCGCGGTGTCCGGTTTCGGCCAGACCGGCCCGGATCGGTTACGGCCCGGCTATGACGGCAAGATGCAGGCGCTGTCGGGCATCATGGCGATATCAGGCCATCCCGAGACGGGCCCGACGCGCGCGGGCTTTGCGGTGTGCGACGTGCTCTCGGGCGCGACGGCCGCGTTCGGCGTGTCGAGCGCGCTCTATCAGCGCGACCGCACCGGCAAGGGGCAGCTCATCGACGTCTCCATGCTGGAGGCGACGATGGCGTTTCTCTCCGGCCAGATCGCGGACTGGTCGGTCGCCGGCCATCGCCAGCAGCTTTCGGGCAATCAGGCCGTGAGCCGCCGGACCACCGCGAACCTGTTCAAATGCGGCGACGGTCACATCCTGCTCGCCGTCAACAATGAAAAACAATACCGCGCGCTGATGTCCGCGCTCGGCCGCGAGGACACGCTGAGCGATCCGCGCTTTGCCGACTGGTTTTCGCGCAACGAGAACGAGCCCGCACTGCGCGCCATCATCGAGCAGGCGCTCGCGGCAAAGCCTGCGCGCGAATGGGAGACAATCCTGGAAGACGCCGGTGCGCCCTGCGCCAGCATCTGGAAGGTCGAGGAGGTCATCGACCATCCGCAAATCAAGGCGCGCGGTGCGATCCAGGAGCTGGACACGCCCTACGGCCGCCTGCGCTTTGCCGGCAGCGGATTCAAGCTCGCGCATGGTGGTGGCAAGCTCGATCGGATGGCGCCGGAATTGGGTGCGGATACGGATGCGGTGCTGGGCGATCTGGGGTTTGATGCGGTGGAGATTGCAGCGCTGAGGGCGAGGGAGATTGTGTAA
- a CDS encoding SOS response-associated peptidase: MCGRFVITSAPEALRQLFGYIEQPNFPPRYNVAPTQPIPVVLVENGARHFRLMRWGLLPGWVKDPKGFTLLINARSETVLEKPAFKKAIRRRRGLIPADGYYEWKAIDGRKQPFFIHHSDGAPLSFAAVFETWIGPNGEELDTVAIVTAAAGEDLATLHDRVPVTISPRDFERWLDCRGDDVDAILPLMTAPRIGEFVWHPVSTRVNRVANDDDQLLLPISAEDMEAEAEAAKPKKIARKVAAGSVDDGQGSLF; encoded by the coding sequence ATGTGCGGACGCTTCGTCATAACTTCAGCCCCCGAGGCTTTGCGGCAACTGTTCGGCTATATCGAGCAGCCGAATTTCCCGCCACGGTACAATGTCGCGCCGACGCAACCGATTCCGGTTGTGTTGGTCGAGAATGGCGCGCGCCATTTTCGTCTGATGCGTTGGGGTCTGCTGCCGGGCTGGGTCAAGGACCCCAAGGGCTTTACGCTGCTGATCAACGCGCGCTCGGAGACGGTGCTGGAGAAGCCCGCGTTCAAGAAAGCGATTCGGCGGCGGCGCGGGCTGATCCCGGCGGACGGTTATTACGAGTGGAAGGCGATCGACGGTCGCAAGCAGCCGTTCTTCATCCATCATTCCGACGGTGCGCCGCTCAGCTTCGCCGCCGTCTTCGAAACCTGGATCGGACCGAACGGCGAGGAGCTCGACACGGTGGCGATCGTCACGGCGGCGGCTGGCGAGGATCTCGCCACGCTGCATGACCGCGTACCGGTGACCATCAGCCCGCGCGATTTCGAGCGCTGGCTCGATTGTCGCGGCGATGACGTCGATGCGATCCTGCCGCTGATGACGGCCCCGCGCATCGGCGAATTTGTCTGGCACCCGGTTTCGACCCGCGTCAACCGCGTCGCCAATGATGACGACCAGCTGCTGTTGCCGATCAGCGCCGAGGATATGGAAGCGGAGGCCGAGGCGGCGAAGCCGAAGAAGATCGCGCGCAAGGTTGCGGCCGGTTCGGTCGATGACGGGCAGGGCTCGTTGTTCTAG
- a CDS encoding NUDIX hydrolase, translated as MPAVVQPTHPQIAVSAAIFRDGKVLLTRRARSPAKGFYSLPGGRVEFGESLHQALSREVDEETGLDIEIVSLAGWREVLPAAPGAGHYLIMSFAARWVAREPTLNDELDDYRWVAPDALASLGDLKMTGGLEEIIQSAARLIGS; from the coding sequence ATGCCTGCAGTTGTCCAGCCCACCCATCCCCAGATCGCGGTCAGTGCCGCGATTTTCCGCGACGGCAAGGTGCTGCTGACCCGCCGCGCCCGCTCGCCAGCCAAGGGGTTCTATTCGCTGCCCGGCGGCCGGGTCGAATTCGGCGAATCACTGCACCAGGCGCTGAGCCGCGAGGTCGACGAGGAAACCGGACTGGATATCGAGATCGTCAGCCTTGCCGGCTGGCGCGAGGTGCTGCCGGCCGCGCCTGGGGCCGGCCATTATTTGATCATGTCCTTTGCCGCCCGCTGGGTGGCCCGGGAACCCACCCTGAACGACGAGCTCGACGATTACCGTTGGGTCGCCCCGGACGCCCTGGCCAGCCTCGGTGACCTCAAAATGACCGGGGGGCTGGAGGAGATCATCCAGTCGGCCGCCCGTCTGATCGGCTCCTGA
- a CDS encoding TIGR02301 family protein, giving the protein MSTRFLAIFALILACASAPARAQDVAAPFDADLQRLAEILGGLHYLRGICGTNEGNKWRSEMQALIDAETPSGERRTRMIAGFNRGYNGFQQTYRSCTPAATVAIRRYIEEGSKISRDLTARYAN; this is encoded by the coding sequence ATGTCGACGCGATTTCTGGCCATTTTTGCCCTGATTCTCGCCTGCGCTTCCGCGCCCGCCCGGGCCCAGGACGTAGCGGCGCCGTTCGACGCCGATTTGCAGCGGCTGGCCGAGATCCTCGGCGGCCTGCACTATCTGCGCGGCATCTGCGGCACCAACGAGGGCAACAAATGGCGCAGCGAGATGCAGGCGCTGATCGATGCTGAAACGCCCTCCGGCGAACGTCGCACCCGCATGATCGCGGGCTTCAACCGCGGCTATAACGGCTTCCAGCAGACCTACCGGAGCTGCACCCCGGCCGCGACGGTGGCGATCCGCCGCTACATCGAGGAAGGCTCGAAGATCTCGCGGGATCTCACGGCGCGCTACGCGAACTAG